A stretch of the Massilia sp. W12 genome encodes the following:
- a CDS encoding class I SAM-dependent methyltransferase has product MQNHEGSDTAFDSAREMRAYYAARAPYYDRVYLQPERAADLAFLQAHLAHVLAGRRVLEVACGTGYWTQWIAPHAAAYTATDGVAEPLAFARLRPHCAQVRFALADAYALGAELGEFDAAFAGLWFSHVPIERRGAFLQSLHARLAPGARVILLDNSRVQCRDYPLVERDALGNTWQMRPLDDGTQRKVLKNFPEQAEMTELLAASASHCAWRELDNFWLFEYELQKPD; this is encoded by the coding sequence ATGCAAAACCATGAAGGCAGCGATACCGCATTTGATTCTGCCCGGGAAATGCGGGCCTACTACGCCGCCCGCGCGCCTTACTATGACCGGGTGTATCTGCAGCCGGAGCGCGCCGCCGATTTAGCGTTTTTGCAAGCGCATCTGGCGCACGTCCTGGCCGGACGGCGCGTGCTGGAAGTGGCTTGCGGCACCGGCTATTGGACGCAATGGATTGCGCCGCATGCCGCCGCCTATACCGCCACTGATGGCGTCGCTGAGCCGCTGGCCTTCGCCCGCCTGCGCCCGCATTGTGCGCAGGTGCGCTTTGCCCTTGCAGACGCCTATGCGCTGGGCGCGGAGTTGGGCGAATTTGACGCCGCCTTTGCCGGTCTGTGGTTTTCCCATGTGCCGATTGAGCGGCGCGGCGCGTTTTTGCAGTCTCTGCATGCGCGTCTTGCGCCGGGCGCGCGCGTGATTTTGCTCGATAACAGCCGGGTTCAATGCCGCGACTATCCGCTTGTCGAACGCGATGCGCTGGGCAATACCTGGCAAATGCGCCCGCTGGATGACGGCACGCAACGCAAAGTCCTGAAAAATTTCCCTGAGCAAGCCGAAATGACGGAATTACTGGCCGCCAGCGCCAGCCACTGCGCCTGGCGCGAATTGGATAATTTCTGGCTGTTTGAATATGAATTGCAAAAGCCGGATTAA